Part of the Burkholderiales bacterium genome is shown below.
TGGTGAACGGCGCCGAGGGGCAGCCGCCGCCCGGATGGTTCGAGATGCACCTGGAAGGCGACACGCTGTACAACCTGCGCGACCCCGCGCTGCGCCGATCGGCATCGGCGCTGCGCGGTCGCCACGTCCATGCGATCGCCGGCATCGGCAATCCCGAACGCTTCTTTTCGCATCTGCGGCGCCTCGGGCTGTCGATCACCGCTCACGCTTTTCCGGATCATCACCGGTTCTCTCCCGCGGATCTGGACCTGCCGGACGCGGATGCCGTCGTGATGACGGAGAAGGATGCGATAAAATGCCGGGCGTTCGCGCGCGACAACTGGTGGGCTCTTCCGGTCGAGGCGCGAGTCGATCCCCTTCTCCTCGAGACCGTGCTCGAAAAGGTTTCACGCCGTGGATCCCAAGCTGCTTGACATTCTGGTCTGCCCGCTCTGCAAGGGGCCCCTCGTCTATCGCAAGGCCGACCAAGAGTTGATTTGCCGGCCCTGCCGGCTCG
Proteins encoded:
- a CDS encoding Trm112 family protein, yielding MDPKLLDILVCPLCKGPLVYRKADQELICRPCRLAYPIRDDIPVMLEEEARKLPPEEEV